In one Lentimicrobiaceae bacterium genomic region, the following are encoded:
- a CDS encoding GxxExxY protein — translation MLHKELTSEIIRIFYKVYNTLGYGFLEKVYENAMNLELNSCGLTCQKQYPISVYYNEIKVGDYYADLLVENKVIIELKAAEAICEEHEFQLINYLKATEIEVGLLLNFGKEPEFLRKIFTNNNKIIR, via the coding sequence ATGTTGCATAAAGAGCTTACAAGTGAAATTATCCGCATTTTTTATAAGGTGTATAATACGCTTGGCTATGGTTTTCTGGAAAAAGTTTATGAAAATGCGATGAATCTGGAATTAAATTCATGTGGTTTGACTTGTCAGAAGCAGTATCCTATCAGTGTTTATTATAATGAAATAAAAGTTGGTGATTATTATGCCGACTTATTAGTTGAAAATAAAGTTATTATTGAACTTAAAGCAGCCGAAGCAATTTGCGAAGAGCATGAATTTCAACTTATCAATTATTTAAAAGCAACAGAAATAGAAGTTGGCTTATTGCTGAACTTTGGTAAAGAGCCGGAGTTTCTGCGTAAAATATTTACAAACAATAATAAAATAATCCGTTAA
- a CDS encoding pyridoxal-phosphate dependent enzyme has translation MEKGGLYSGVNYIEIPKAISGVDTRIVLLLGKYFPTGAHKVGAAYGCLAPRILTGEFDPSFHKAVWPSTGNYCRGGAFDSYLMGCTAVAILPEEMSRERFDWLKEIDAEVIATPGCESNVKEIYDKCWEIRRTRKDCIIFNQFDEFGNPVWHYNVTGYAIEEVFNSLKGKNSNLAAYVSSTGSAGTIAAGDYLRTLHPHLKVAASEALQCPTLLQNGFGGHRIEGIGDKHVPWVHNVKNTDVVTAIDDEDCMRILRLFNEEEGTKYLKENGVDKKLVDDLHLIGISGIANLISSIKMAKYFEMNGDDIIFTIATDSADMYQSRIQELKEERGIYTPLQAAKDFEKCLYGTATDHMKELTYQDQKAIHNLKYYTWVEQQGKTIEDLNQLWYDRDLWPSLFHQSEKWDEMIEEFNERTGLL, from the coding sequence GTGGAAAAAGGCGGACTTTATAGCGGTGTAAACTATATCGAAATACCCAAAGCCATCAGCGGCGTGGATACACGTATTGTGCTTCTGCTGGGGAAATATTTTCCGACCGGCGCTCACAAGGTTGGTGCTGCCTACGGTTGTCTTGCTCCGCGCATCCTCACCGGTGAATTTGATCCTTCTTTCCATAAAGCCGTTTGGCCCAGCACCGGTAACTACTGTCGTGGTGGCGCTTTCGATTCGTACCTGATGGGTTGCACTGCCGTTGCCATCCTTCCGGAAGAGATGAGCCGCGAACGCTTCGACTGGCTGAAAGAGATAGATGCCGAAGTGATTGCCACTCCCGGCTGTGAATCCAACGTAAAAGAGATTTACGATAAATGCTGGGAAATACGCCGGACAAGAAAAGACTGCATCATCTTTAATCAATTTGATGAGTTTGGCAATCCGGTTTGGCATTACAACGTTACCGGATACGCCATCGAGGAAGTTTTTAATTCCCTGAAAGGCAAAAATAGTAATCTGGCGGCTTACGTATCTTCTACGGGTTCTGCCGGGACTATTGCTGCCGGAGATTATCTGCGCACCCTGCATCCGCACCTCAAGGTGGCGGCTTCCGAAGCTTTGCAATGTCCTACGTTGCTACAGAATGGTTTTGGCGGGCATCGCATCGAAGGCATAGGCGACAAGCATGTTCCCTGGGTTCATAATGTGAAAAATACCGATGTGGTTACCGCCATTGACGATGAAGACTGCATGCGTATTCTTCGTCTTTTTAATGAAGAAGAAGGAACGAAATATCTTAAGGAAAACGGCGTGGATAAAAAGCTGGTCGATGACCTGCATCTGATTGGCATTTCAGGCATTGCCAACCTGATTTCTTCCATCAAGATGGCAAAATATTTCGAGATGAACGGCGACGACATCATCTTTACCATCGCCACCGACTCTGCCGACATGTACCAGTCCAGAATCCAGGAACTGAAGGAAGAACGCGGCATCTACACCCCGTTGCAGGCAGCCAAAGATTTTGAAAAATGCCTTTACGGAACGGCTACCGATCACATGAAAGAACTTACCTACCAGGATCAGAAAGCCATTCATAACCTGAAGTATTATACCTGGGTGGAACAGCAGGGCAAGACGATTGAAGACCTGAACCAGCTTTGGTACGACCGTGATCTGTGGCCATCACTTTTCCATCAGAGTGAAAAATGGGATGAGATGATAGAAGAATTCAACGAACGGACGGGATTGCTTTAA